A window of the Streptomyces sp. Ag109_O5-10 genome harbors these coding sequences:
- a CDS encoding AraC family transcriptional regulator, giving the protein MADRTPNGAGDGDGIRTFPFPVDLSVGGVGIQVGPMGTERLWHADAPLERVHRIDFHVVMLFTEGPVRHMIDFAEYEARAGDLLWIRPGQVHRFSRTCEYRGTVLTMQPGFLPRATVEATGLYRYDLPPLLRPDAPQLAALQASLAHLQREYEDTETLPLSLHTSVLRHSLTAFLLRLAHLAATSAEAARSQADTTFTLFRDAVEKDFATNHSVSAYADALGYSRRTLVRAVRAATGETPKGFIDKRVVLEAKRLLAHTDLPIGRVGAAVGFPDAANFSKFFHLHTGQTPVAFRAELR; this is encoded by the coding sequence AATGGGGCAGGCGACGGTGACGGAATCAGAACCTTCCCCTTCCCGGTGGATCTGAGTGTCGGCGGCGTCGGCATCCAGGTCGGCCCGATGGGGACCGAACGCCTGTGGCACGCCGACGCCCCGCTGGAGCGCGTCCACCGCATCGACTTCCACGTGGTCATGCTCTTCACCGAGGGCCCGGTCCGCCACATGATCGACTTCGCGGAGTACGAGGCCCGGGCCGGCGACCTGCTCTGGATCCGCCCCGGCCAGGTACACCGTTTCTCGCGGACCTGCGAGTACCGCGGAACCGTCCTGACCATGCAGCCCGGATTCCTGCCGCGGGCCACCGTCGAGGCGACCGGCCTCTACCGCTACGACCTGCCGCCCCTGCTCCGCCCCGACGCCCCGCAGCTCGCCGCGCTCCAGGCGTCGCTCGCCCACCTGCAACGCGAGTACGAGGACACCGAAACCCTCCCCCTGAGCCTGCACACCTCGGTGCTACGGCACTCCCTGACGGCGTTTCTCCTGCGCCTCGCCCATCTCGCGGCCACCTCGGCGGAGGCGGCCCGCAGCCAGGCCGACACGACCTTCACCCTGTTCAGGGACGCGGTGGAGAAGGACTTCGCCACCAACCACAGTGTCAGCGCCTACGCCGACGCACTCGGTTACTCCCGCCGCACCCTGGTCCGCGCGGTCCGCGCCGCGACGGGGGAGACCCCCAAGGGCTTCATCGACAAGCGGGTCGTCCTGGAGGCCAAGCGCCTCCTCGCCCACACCGACCTCCCGATCGGCCGGGTCGGCGCGGCGGTCGGCTTCCCGGACGCGGCGAACTTCTCCAAGTTCTTCCACCTGCACACCGGGCAGACACCGGTGGCGTTCCGGGCGGAGCTGCGCTGA